In Gemmata obscuriglobus, a single genomic region encodes these proteins:
- a CDS encoding Gfo/Idh/MocA family protein: MLPAPQQFGLSPSDSQEPIMPIRLTRRKFLATVGAAFTAPMVVRARNANEKLNVAVIGVANRGAANVAGVAHENVVALCDVDPENAQKARAQFPKAAFFTDYRELFDKAHKSIDAVVVSTPDHTHALPSCLAIEFGKHVYCEKPMAETVAEVRHMTAFAAKKKVVTQMGTQIHAGENYRRVVEVVQSGLLGEIKKVHVWNSSKPVGGKKLTSKPSAKFDLDLWMGPTKSEFFEVEVNKSSWNFAWPHFHWRWWWQWGGGTLADLGCHYIDLPYWALGLTSPTRVKATGTKTYAGDNDTPDVMSVDYTFPKTKVRGEVQLTWEHGTTAPSGVSGLKGYSSGVLFVGTKAQLAADYGRYTMMPDSAAKEFKAPSKSIAPSIGHHKEWLEACKGNGTPLCNFAYAGRLAEAVLLGNVAYRAEKEITWDAEKGVTGDKTADAFLSREYRKGWELPG; this comes from the coding sequence GTGTTACCCGCCCCACAGCAATTCGGGCTCAGTCCCAGCGATTCTCAGGAGCCAATCATGCCAATTCGTCTCACTCGTCGGAAATTCCTCGCTACCGTCGGCGCCGCCTTCACCGCGCCGATGGTCGTGCGTGCTCGCAACGCGAACGAAAAGCTGAACGTCGCGGTGATTGGCGTTGCGAACCGCGGGGCCGCGAATGTCGCCGGCGTTGCTCACGAGAATGTCGTGGCTCTGTGTGATGTGGACCCGGAGAACGCGCAGAAGGCCCGGGCGCAGTTTCCGAAGGCTGCCTTCTTTACCGATTACCGCGAGCTGTTCGATAAGGCGCACAAATCGATCGACGCTGTCGTGGTGAGTACTCCGGACCACACGCATGCGTTGCCGTCGTGTTTGGCAATCGAATTCGGCAAACACGTGTATTGCGAAAAGCCGATGGCCGAGACGGTGGCGGAAGTGCGTCACATGACCGCTTTCGCTGCGAAAAAGAAGGTCGTGACGCAAATGGGCACGCAGATCCACGCGGGCGAGAATTACCGCCGCGTCGTGGAGGTTGTGCAATCGGGTCTGCTTGGCGAGATCAAGAAGGTTCACGTCTGGAACAGCAGCAAGCCGGTGGGTGGGAAGAAGCTCACCTCAAAGCCGTCGGCAAAGTTCGATCTCGATTTGTGGATGGGGCCGACGAAGAGTGAGTTCTTCGAGGTCGAGGTGAACAAGTCGAGTTGGAATTTCGCGTGGCCGCACTTCCACTGGCGGTGGTGGTGGCAGTGGGGCGGCGGAACCCTCGCGGACCTGGGGTGCCACTACATCGATCTGCCCTATTGGGCGCTGGGTCTTACCTCTCCAACTCGCGTGAAGGCGACCGGCACGAAGACCTATGCGGGTGACAACGATACCCCGGACGTGATGTCAGTCGACTACACGTTCCCGAAGACGAAGGTCCGGGGCGAGGTTCAACTTACCTGGGAACACGGTACGACCGCGCCTTCTGGCGTGAGCGGACTGAAGGGTTACAGTTCAGGCGTCCTGTTCGTGGGTACAAAAGCGCAACTCGCTGCGGACTACGGCAGGTACACCATGATGCCCGACTCGGCAGCGAAGGAGTTCAAAGCCCCATCGAAATCTATTGCGCCGTCGATCGGGCACCACAAGGAGTGGCTGGAGGCCTGCAAGGGCAATGGTACGCCGCTGTGTAACTTCGCTTACGCGGGGCGGCTCGCAGAAGCGGTACTGTTGGGGAACGTGGCGTACCGTGCGGAGAAAGAGATTACCTGGGACGCAGAGAAGGGTGTCACCGGCGATAAGACCGCTGACGCCTTCCTGTCGCGCGAAT
- a CDS encoding sugar phosphate isomerase/epimerase family protein yields the protein MAIPPLAIGVCSWSLQVTNVPELKTFLDKLGIEVVQIACGDPHHASWAEGEDLPSAALAAGFKMSGAMLGFPGEDYTTPQTIEKTGGFGDSATRPERLECFKWGLARTKALGLSDLMLHAGFIPAVGSPERKAFLDTLATVSELAQAAGVTVAFETGQESAALLRRTLDDLKCPNLKVNFDPANMLLYDMDDPLRVLDLLAPDIRSVHLKDANRPTVKGTWGTEVPLGTGQTNTREFVKALKRIGFTGPLCIEREVGNQQERFWDIEHGVRFLRECLAS from the coding sequence ATGGCGATTCCGCCACTCGCGATCGGCGTTTGCAGTTGGTCGCTCCAGGTAACCAACGTTCCGGAACTGAAAACCTTTCTCGACAAACTCGGAATCGAAGTGGTGCAGATCGCCTGCGGTGACCCGCACCACGCGAGTTGGGCCGAAGGCGAGGACTTACCGTCTGCCGCGCTCGCTGCAGGGTTCAAGATGTCGGGTGCGATGCTCGGTTTTCCGGGCGAAGACTACACCACCCCACAGACCATCGAAAAGACTGGCGGGTTCGGTGATTCTGCGACCCGCCCCGAACGGCTGGAATGCTTCAAGTGGGGGTTGGCGCGCACAAAGGCACTGGGGCTGTCCGATCTCATGTTGCACGCCGGGTTCATCCCCGCGGTCGGTTCGCCGGAGCGGAAGGCGTTTCTGGACACACTGGCCACAGTGTCGGAACTCGCACAAGCAGCGGGTGTGACTGTGGCGTTCGAAACGGGGCAAGAGTCCGCCGCCCTGCTCCGCCGAACCCTGGACGACCTGAAGTGCCCGAACCTGAAGGTCAACTTCGACCCGGCGAACATGCTGCTTTACGACATGGACGACCCGCTACGGGTTCTGGACCTTCTTGCGCCGGACATCCGCAGTGTTCACCTGAAGGATGCAAACCGGCCGACGGTGAAAGGAACGTGGGGGACCGAGGTGCCGCTCGGGACGGGGCAGACCAACACGCGCGAGTTCGTCAAGGCACTGAAGCGAATCGGCTTCACGGGACCGCTGTGCATTGAGCGCGAGGTCGGGAACCAGCAAGAGCGGTTCTGGGACATCGAACACGGGGTCCGGTTCTTACGCGAATGCTTGGCTTCTTGA
- a CDS encoding SMP-30/gluconolactonase/LRE family protein — protein sequence MRSTEAIVYIDFIEEEDRFLPEGPRWLTVGGKAGLAWVNIQLNSSAKNGELRVHFPDDQFAEDLIEPCPGRPGFALPIAGGNRMLVGVDKQLRVCDVANGKWSDPLATIPDDNPRTIINDAEIVPGGRAVVFGTKDTQFDEEAKLAQLYLYTPEDNRISLLAAKQVCSNGKVFATDDRGLVLYDIDTPTRKVVRHRLDVAARTAVPDGVALDLSNQAGFPDGMCDCGDGSVIVAFFNPDFVEAGRAVRFSLATGAALEEWTTPGSPRVTCPFLVKRPNGVKLILTTASEGMPADLRVKCPNAGCIFVASTEFADCPVPEFVAVGV from the coding sequence ATGAGAAGCACCGAAGCGATCGTCTACATCGATTTCATTGAGGAAGAGGACCGGTTCCTGCCTGAAGGCCCCCGTTGGCTCACCGTGGGGGGAAAGGCCGGCTTGGCGTGGGTCAACATTCAGCTCAATTCCTCTGCTAAGAACGGTGAACTGCGGGTGCATTTCCCGGACGACCAATTCGCCGAAGACCTCATCGAGCCGTGCCCGGGCCGTCCGGGTTTCGCTCTTCCCATCGCCGGCGGGAACCGGATGCTGGTCGGGGTCGATAAGCAGCTTCGGGTGTGCGATGTCGCGAACGGTAAATGGTCCGATCCGCTCGCAACGATTCCTGACGACAACCCGCGGACGATCATTAACGACGCAGAGATCGTTCCCGGCGGAAGGGCGGTGGTGTTTGGTACGAAGGACACACAGTTCGATGAAGAGGCGAAGCTCGCACAGCTTTACCTTTACACGCCCGAGGACAACCGTATCTCACTTCTGGCGGCTAAGCAGGTCTGTTCGAACGGGAAGGTGTTTGCCACCGACGATCGCGGTCTGGTCCTCTACGACATCGATACGCCGACGCGAAAGGTTGTTCGTCATCGTCTCGACGTAGCGGCCCGAACCGCTGTGCCCGATGGCGTCGCGCTCGACCTGTCGAACCAAGCGGGTTTTCCGGACGGCATGTGTGATTGCGGCGATGGGTCGGTAATCGTTGCGTTCTTCAATCCCGATTTCGTGGAAGCGGGTCGGGCTGTACGATTTTCACTCGCGACCGGTGCGGCTCTCGAAGAATGGACCACGCCGGGCTCGCCGCGCGTGACCTGTCCCTTTTTGGTGAAACGTCCCAACGGAGTGAAACTGATTCTCACGACCGCGAGCGAAGGGATGCCGGCGGACCTGCGCGTGAAGTGCCCAAACGCGGGGTGCATCTTCGTGGCAAGCACGGAGTTTGCAGATTGTCCGGTGCCGGAATTCGTGGCGGTGGGAGTTTAG